The following proteins are encoded in a genomic region of Hippopotamus amphibius kiboko isolate mHipAmp2 chromosome 8, mHipAmp2.hap2, whole genome shotgun sequence:
- the ZNF664 gene encoding zinc finger protein 664 isoform X4 — protein sequence MIYKCPMCREFFSERADLFMHQKIHTAEKPHKCDKCDKGFFHISELHIHWRDHTGEKVYKCEDCGKDFSTTTKLNRHKKIHTVEKPYKCYECGKAFNWSSHLQIHMRVHTGEKPYVCSECGRGFSNSSNLCMHQRVHTGEKPFKCEECGKAFRHTSSLCMHQRVHTGEKPYKCYECGKAFSQSSSLCIHQRVHTGEKPYRCCGCGKAFSQSSSLCIHQRVHTGEKPFKCDECGKAFSQSTSLCIHQRVHTKERNHLKISVI from the coding sequence ATGATCTACAAGTGCCCCATGTGTAGGGAGTTCTTCTCTGAGAGAGCAGATCTTTTTATGCATCAGAAAATTCACACTGCTGAGAAGCCCCATAAATGTGACAAGTGTGACAAGGGTTTCTTTCATATATCAGAACTCCATATTCATTGGCGAGACCACACAGGAGAGAAGGTCTATAAATGTGAGGATTGCGGTAAGGATTTTAGCACTACAACAAAACTGAATAGACATAAGAAAATCCACACAGTGGAGAAGCCCTACAAATGCTATGAGTGTGGCAAAGCCTTCAATTGGAGCTCACATCTTCAAATTCACATGAGAGTTCATACAGGTGAGAAACCCTATGTCTGTAGTGAGTGTGGAAGGGGCTTTAGCAATAGTTCAAACCTTTGCATGCATCAGAGAGTGCACACCGGAGAGAAACCCTTTAAATGTGAagagtgtgggaaggccttcaggcACACTTCCAGCCTCTGCATGCATCAGAGAGTCCACACAGGCGAGAAACCCTATAAATGCTAtgagtgtgggaaggccttcagccAGAGCTCGAGCCTCTGCATCCATCAGAGAGTACACACGGGGGAGAAGCCCTATAGGTGCTGTGGGTGTGGCAAGGCCTTCAGCCAGAGCTCCAGCCTCTGCATCCACCAGAGAGTGCACACGGGGGAGAAACCTTTTAAATGCGAtgagtgtgggaaggccttcagccAGAGCACCAGCCTCTGCATCCACCAGAGAGTGCACACAAAGGAGAGAAACCATCTCAAAATATCAGTTATATAA